One stretch of Glycine soja cultivar W05 chromosome 7, ASM419377v2, whole genome shotgun sequence DNA includes these proteins:
- the LOC114419315 gene encoding putative pentatricopeptide repeat-containing protein At1g12700, mitochondrial: MRHIALFRFYFPFNTTHFRIMLRGRARASLHWFPLLLLPHFGSLSNSTHFRSSSNFTNRAQFLDSMRDLKSEEAALSFFHKMVVMNPLPREKDFTKLFGIIVKMKHYATTISLIKHIYSLGIKPDVYTLTIIINCLCHLNHTVFGFSVLGVMFKIGVDPTVVTFATLINGLCAEGNVARAARFADSLEDMGHQSNSYTYGAIINGLCKAGDTSGAILYLEKIKGRNCDLDVVIAYSTIMDSLCKDGMVCEALNLFSGMTSKGIQPDLVAYNSLIHGLCNFGRWKEATTLLGNMMRKGIMPNVQTFNVLVDNFCKDGMISRAKTIMGFMVHVGVEPDVVTYNSVISGHCLLSQMGDAVKVFELMIHKGFLPNLVTYSSLIHGWCKTKNINKALFLLGEMVNSGLNPDVVTWSTLIGGFCKAGKPEAAKELFCTMHEHDQHPNLQTCAIILDGLFKCQFHSEAISLFREMEKMNLELNVVIYNIVLDGMCSFGKLNDAQELFSCLPSKGIKIDVVAYTTMIKGLCKEGLLDDAENLLMKMEENGCLPNEFTYNVFVRGLLQRYDISRSTKYLLLMKGKGLSADATTTELLISYFSANKENSALHVFLQEFV, translated from the coding sequence ATGCGGCACATTGCACTTTTTAGGTTTTACTTTCCCTTCAACACTACACATTTCAGAATAATGTTGCGAGGAAGAGCAAGAGCTTCCCTTCATTGGttccctcttcttcttcttccacacTTCGGTTCTCTTTCAAATTCCACACACTTTCGTTCTTCTTCAAACTTCACAAACAGAGCCCAATTCCTTGATTCCATGAGAGACCTCAAAAGTGAAGAAGCTGCTCTGAGTTTCTTCCACAAAATGGTTGTCATGAACCCTCTCCCTCGCGAGAAGGATTTCACCAAATTGTTCGGCATCATCGTGAAGATGAAACATTACGCAACCACCATTTCCCTTATCAAACACATATATTCATTAGGGATCAAACCCGATGTGTACACACTCACCATTATCATCAATTGTCTGTGCCATTTGAACCACACAGTGTTTGGGTTCTCTGTTTTGGGAGTCATGTTCAAAATTGGTGTGGACCCCACAGTGGTGACTTTTGCCACACTCATTAATGGGCTGTGTGCAGAAGGCAATGTGGCTCGAGCAGCCAGGTTTGCTGACAGTTTGGAAGACATGGGCCATCAATCCAACAGTTACACCTATGGCGCGATAATTAATGGATTGTGTAAGGCCGGTGACACGTCCGGTGCGATCTTGTATCTTGAGAAGATCAAGGGAAGAAACTGCGATTTGGATGTTGTTATAGCTTACAGCACAATCATGGACAGTCTTTGCAAGGATGGGATGGTATGCGAGGCTTTGAATTTGTTCTCCGGAATGACCAGTAAAGGTATTCAACCTGATCTTGTCGCTTATAATTCACTAATTCATGGCCTTTGCAACTTTGGTAGATGGAAAGAGGCTACAACTCTTTTGGGTAACATGATGAGGAAGGGAATCATGCCAAATGTGCAAACTTTTAATGTTTTAGTTGACAATTTTTGCAAAGATGGGATGATTTCGAGGGCAAAAACTATAATGGGTTTCATGGTCCATGTGGGAGTGGAACCTGATGTTGTTACATATAATTCGGTTATTAGTGGTCATTGTTTGCTAAGTCAAATGGGTGATGCTGTGAAAGTATTTGAGTTGATGATTCACAAGGGCTTCTTGCCAAATCTTGTAACTTATAGTTCATTAATCCATGGATGgtgtaaaactaaaaacataaataaggcTCTCTTTTTGTTGGGTGAGATGGTTAATAGTGGACTAAATCCAGATGTTGTCACTTGGAGCACTCTTATCGGGGGCTTTTGCAAAGCAGGGAAACCAGAAGCTGCCAAAGAATTGTTTTGTACAATGCATGAGCATGACCAACATCCCAATCTCCAAACATGTGCCATTATTTTGGATGGACTATTCAAGTGTCAATTTCATTCTGAGGCAATATCATTGTTTAGggagatggagaagatgaatttGGAACTTAATGTCGTAATATACAACATTGTTCTGGATGGAATGTGTAGTTTTGGAAAACTTAATGATGCACAAGAACTCTTTTCTTGTTTGCCAAGTAAAGgcataaaaattgatgttgttgctTATACTACAATGATTAAAGGTCTATGTAAAGAAGGACTATTGGATGATGCTGAAAACTTATTGATGAAAATGGAAGAGAATGGCTGTCTCCCGAACGAGTTCACTTATAATGTCTTTGTCCGAGGATTGCTGCAAAGATATGACATTTCAAGATCAACAAAATACCTTTTGCTAATGAAAGGCAAAGGTTTATCAGCAGATGCTACTACAACTGAATTGCTTATCAGCTACTTCTCtgctaataaagaaaatagtgCATTACATGTGTTTTTGCAGGAGTTTGTTTGA